A window of the Aeromicrobium phoceense genome harbors these coding sequences:
- the prcA gene encoding proteasome subunit alpha, whose protein sequence is MTTPFYVSPEQLMKDRADFARKGIARGRSVAVVRYADGIVFVAENPSRALHKISEIYDRIGFAAVGRYNEFENLRIAGVRLADMRGYSYDRSDVTGRGLANAYAQTLGTIFSSGGEKPYEVEIFVAEVGATPAGDQIYRLTYDGSVADVPAYGVMGGQSDKVEEHLGAHYQPDLPLAEALRLALTALGNDTEPARTIAPDDLEVAVLDRTRSQPRKFKRLGQAQVAELLG, encoded by the coding sequence ATGACCACCCCCTTCTACGTCTCGCCCGAGCAGCTGATGAAGGACCGGGCGGACTTCGCCCGCAAGGGCATCGCCCGGGGCCGCAGCGTCGCGGTCGTCCGCTACGCCGACGGCATCGTCTTCGTCGCCGAGAACCCCTCGCGCGCGCTGCACAAGATCAGCGAGATCTACGACCGCATCGGCTTCGCCGCCGTGGGCCGCTACAACGAGTTCGAGAACCTGCGCATCGCCGGCGTGCGACTGGCCGACATGCGCGGTTACTCCTACGACCGCAGCGACGTCACGGGCCGCGGACTGGCGAACGCGTACGCGCAGACGCTGGGCACCATCTTCTCCAGCGGGGGAGAGAAGCCCTACGAGGTGGAGATCTTCGTCGCCGAGGTGGGTGCCACGCCCGCCGGCGACCAGATCTACCGGCTCACCTACGACGGCTCCGTGGCCGACGTGCCCGCCTACGGCGTGATGGGCGGCCAGAGCGACAAGGTCGAGGAGCACCTCGGCGCGCACTACCAGCCCGACCTGCCGCTCGCGGAGGCGCTGCGGCTCGCGCTCACGGCCCTCGGCAACGACACCGAGCCCGCCCGCACGATCGCCCCGGACGACCTCGAGGTCGCGGTCCTCGACCGCACCCGCAGCCAGCCCCGCAAGTTCAAGCGGCTCGGCCAGGCGCAGGTCGCCGAGCTCCTCGGCTGA
- the dop gene encoding depupylase/deamidase Dop gives MSVRRVQGSEVEYGIAVQGQPLANPMVAATHVVNSYAAANGLTRRARWDYEEESPLRDARGFDLGRDVADPSQLTDEDMGLANIILTNGARLYVDHAHPEYSSPEVTSPLDVVRWEKAGELVMLRGAQLAARVPGVAPIMLYKNNVDNKGAAYGSHENYLMRRDVPFLSIVRQLTPFFVGRQIITGAGRVGQHQDGSVHAFQISQRSDYFEVEVGLETTLKRPIINTRDEPHADPKKYRRLHVIIGDANLSETSIYLKHGTASLVLAMIEADALPEPLELADPVRALHQISYDPTLRTAVKLADGRTITGLDLQGHYLEHAKKFVESQGDDDPQTLDVLEKWGSVLTRLADDPMNLVRELDWVAKLALLEQYRERDGLDWDHAKLHLIDLQYHDIRPERGLYHRLVAGGRMERLLDDATIEEAVTEPPHDTRAYFRGRCLQRFSSDIAAASWDSVIFDLPGHDSLQRVPTMEPLKGTAEHVDGLFGRVESAAELFRAITGR, from the coding sequence GTGAGCGTCCGACGAGTGCAAGGGTCCGAGGTCGAGTACGGCATCGCCGTGCAGGGACAGCCCCTGGCCAACCCCATGGTGGCGGCCACCCACGTCGTCAACTCCTACGCCGCGGCCAACGGGCTCACACGCCGGGCCCGCTGGGACTACGAGGAGGAGAGCCCACTGCGCGACGCGCGCGGGTTCGACCTCGGTCGCGACGTGGCCGACCCCTCGCAGCTCACCGACGAGGACATGGGCCTGGCCAACATCATCCTCACGAACGGGGCGCGGCTCTACGTCGACCACGCGCACCCCGAGTACTCCAGCCCCGAGGTCACCAGCCCGCTCGACGTGGTGCGCTGGGAGAAGGCCGGCGAGCTGGTCATGCTGCGCGGTGCGCAGCTGGCGGCCCGGGTGCCCGGCGTGGCGCCGATCATGCTCTACAAGAACAACGTCGACAACAAGGGCGCGGCCTACGGCTCGCACGAGAACTACCTCATGCGCCGCGACGTCCCGTTCCTGTCGATCGTGCGCCAGCTGACGCCCTTCTTCGTCGGCCGCCAGATCATCACCGGCGCGGGCCGGGTCGGCCAGCACCAGGACGGCAGCGTCCACGCCTTCCAGATCAGCCAGCGCTCGGACTACTTCGAGGTCGAGGTCGGCCTCGAGACGACGCTCAAGCGGCCGATCATCAACACGCGCGACGAGCCGCACGCCGACCCGAAGAAGTACCGCCGCCTGCACGTGATCATCGGCGACGCGAACCTGTCGGAGACCTCCATCTACCTCAAGCACGGCACCGCCTCGCTCGTGCTGGCGATGATCGAGGCCGACGCGCTGCCGGAGCCGCTCGAGCTGGCCGATCCGGTGCGAGCCCTTCACCAGATCTCCTACGACCCCACGCTGCGCACGGCCGTGAAGCTGGCCGACGGTCGCACCATCACCGGGCTCGACCTGCAGGGCCACTACCTCGAGCACGCCAAGAAGTTCGTCGAGAGCCAGGGCGACGACGACCCTCAGACCCTCGACGTGCTGGAGAAGTGGGGGTCGGTCCTCACGCGCCTGGCCGACGACCCCATGAACCTCGTCCGCGAGCTCGACTGGGTGGCCAAGCTGGCGCTGCTGGAGCAGTACCGCGAGCGCGACGGCCTCGACTGGGACCACGCGAAGCTGCACCTGATCGACCTGCAGTACCACGACATCCGGCCCGAGCGGGGGCTCTACCACCGGCTGGTGGCCGGTGGCCGCATGGAGCGACTCCTCGACGACGCCACGATCGAGGAGGCCGTCACCGAGCCGCCGCACGACACGCGCGCCTACTTCCGGGGCCGCTGCCTGCAGCGCTTCTCGTCCGACATCGCCGCCGCGTCGTGGGACTCGGTGATCTTCGACCTGCCGGGGCACGACTCGCTGCAGCGGGTGCCGACGATGGAACCCCTCAAGGGCACCGCCGAACACGTCGACGGACTCTTCGGACGCGTCGAGTCCGCCGCAGAGCTCTTCAGGGCCATCACGGGCCGCTAG
- the prcB gene encoding proteasome subunit beta, which translates to MLDGGFRAVGSSSFTEFLATQAPDLLPNAAVGSVSGLDVTHGTTIVAATFDGGVVMGGDRRATMGNVIAQRDIQKVFPTDEFSCVGIAGTAGIAVEMTRLFQVELEHYEKIEGTTLSTDGKANRLATLIRGNLGMAMQGLAVVPLFAAYDLQAQCGRIFAFDVTGNKNEERTFHSVGSGSTFARGSLKKLYRRDMSETDAVTAVIQALYDAADDDTATGGPDLTRRIFPLVSVITADGYRAWDESKTAAIADVVIGGRMQSPDGPSAPLT; encoded by the coding sequence ATGCTCGATGGAGGCTTCCGCGCCGTCGGATCCTCCTCGTTCACCGAGTTCCTCGCCACGCAGGCTCCTGACCTGCTCCCGAACGCCGCCGTGGGCTCGGTCTCCGGGCTCGACGTGACGCACGGGACCACGATCGTCGCCGCCACGTTCGACGGGGGAGTCGTCATGGGCGGCGACCGCCGCGCCACGATGGGCAACGTCATCGCCCAGCGCGACATCCAGAAGGTCTTCCCGACCGACGAGTTCAGCTGCGTCGGCATCGCGGGCACCGCCGGCATCGCGGTGGAGATGACGCGGCTGTTCCAGGTCGAGCTCGAGCACTACGAGAAGATCGAGGGCACGACGCTCTCCACCGACGGCAAGGCCAACCGGCTCGCCACGCTCATCCGCGGCAACCTCGGCATGGCCATGCAGGGGCTCGCGGTCGTGCCGCTGTTCGCGGCCTACGACCTCCAGGCGCAGTGCGGCCGCATCTTTGCGTTCGACGTCACGGGCAACAAGAACGAGGAGCGCACCTTCCACTCGGTCGGCTCGGGCTCCACGTTCGCCCGCGGCTCGCTCAAGAAGCTCTACCGCAGGGACATGTCCGAGACCGACGCCGTCACCGCCGTGATCCAGGCGCTCTACGACGCGGCCGACGACGACACCGCCACCGGCGGACCCGACCTCACCCGACGGATCTTCCCGCTGGTCTCGGTCATCACCGCCGACGGCTACCGCGCGTGGGACGAGTCCAAGACCGCTGCCATCGCCGACGTCGTGATCGGCGGGCGCATGCAGTCGCCCGACGGCCCGTCCGCCCCGCTGACCTAG
- a CDS encoding VOC family protein has translation MAINTYLFFSGGTCAEAFERYRDILGGDLSITRMSEVPQDSRMPGSDPDSVMHAALVFGDRMLMGSDDPTGDGGPRLGFSVAYTAPDTETAQRVFGALAEGGETTMPLEPTFWSAAFGTCTDRYGVPWMVDVASGAA, from the coding sequence ATGGCCATCAACACGTACCTGTTCTTCAGCGGAGGCACCTGCGCGGAGGCGTTCGAGCGCTACCGCGACATCCTCGGCGGCGATCTCTCGATCACCCGCATGAGCGAGGTGCCGCAGGACAGCCGCATGCCCGGGTCGGACCCCGACTCCGTGATGCACGCGGCGCTGGTGTTCGGCGACCGGATGCTCATGGGCTCGGACGACCCGACCGGCGACGGCGGACCCCGGCTGGGCTTCAGCGTGGCCTACACGGCCCCCGACACCGAGACGGCCCAGCGGGTCTTCGGCGCGCTCGCCGAGGGCGGAGAGACGACGATGCCGCTGGAGCCGACGTTCTGGTCGGCCGCGTTCGGCACGTGCACCGACCGCTACGGCGTGCCGTGGATGGTCGACGTCGCGTCGGGCGCCGCGTAG
- a CDS encoding GNAT family N-acetyltransferase, with product MVRYDHPDAVKLTELVQAEYVRRYASEVGDSSPMAPEEFDHPNGIFFIGYVDEIPVAMGGWRRGGPNGDTDGEIKRMFVLDSHRGQGLSRQVLDELERSAARQGITRLVLETGTEQPEAIALYRSAGYVDVPAFGFYAEYDDSVHLGKIL from the coding sequence GTGGTCCGCTACGACCACCCGGACGCCGTGAAGCTGACCGAGCTGGTCCAGGCCGAGTACGTCCGGCGATACGCCAGCGAGGTGGGCGACTCCTCGCCGATGGCCCCTGAGGAGTTCGACCACCCCAACGGGATCTTCTTCATCGGCTACGTGGACGAGATCCCCGTGGCGATGGGCGGCTGGCGCCGCGGTGGCCCGAATGGCGACACCGACGGCGAGATCAAGCGCATGTTCGTGCTCGACTCGCACCGTGGACAGGGCCTCTCGCGCCAGGTGCTCGACGAGCTGGAGCGCAGCGCCGCCCGCCAGGGCATCACGCGCCTCGTCCTGGAGACCGGCACCGAGCAGCCCGAGGCCATCGCGCTGTACCGCTCGGCGGGCTACGTGGACGTGCCCGCCTTCGGCTTCTACGCGGAGTACGACGACTCGGTGCACCTCGGCAAGATCCTCTGA
- a CDS encoding ubiquitin-like protein Pup, protein MAEQQHKTTRKSDVDEEQVETPAVDTEHKEKLDDDVDSILDEIDDVLEENAEEFVRSFVQKGGQ, encoded by the coding sequence ATGGCCGAGCAACAGCACAAGACGACCCGCAAGAGCGACGTCGACGAGGAGCAGGTCGAGACCCCCGCAGTCGACACCGAGCACAAGGAGAAGCTCGACGACGACGTCGACTCCATCCTCGACGAGATCGACGACGTCCTCGAGGAGAATGCCGAGGAGTTCGTGCGCAGCTTCGTCCAGAAGGGCGGACAGTGA